The following are encoded together in the Tamandua tetradactyla isolate mTamTet1 chromosome 14, mTamTet1.pri, whole genome shotgun sequence genome:
- the SLC24A1 gene encoding sodium/potassium/calcium exchanger 1 isoform X5 — translation MLHSLDPLGEVHSSKDKEEILSQETRAKPQTKAESKLADEEPAKLPVVTPTPAPAPDIRGDQKDPDGQEDVAGAESRGEVIGEESEAPGEGEMQPECEGDTEAAGKEDKCESEGEIQAKEDDESESKGDIQVGDSEYKCEVQAEDNECEVETQAGGEDGEMKGDEGETEGQEPNAENQGEAESDEKGADGEEGGDDSNSESEEEEEEEEEEEEEEEEEEEENEEPLSLKWPKTRQKQALYFFLLPIILPLWLTVPDVRRLESRKFFVITFLGAIVWIAMFSYLMVWWAHQVGETIGISEEIMGLTILAAGTSIPDLITSVIVARKGLGDMAVSSSVGSNIFDITVGLPFPWLLFSLINGLQPVPVSSNGLFCAIVLLFLMLLFVISSIALCKWRMNKILGFIMFLLYFVFLIISVMLEDRIISCPVSV, via the exons ATGCTCCACAGCCTGGACCCTCTGGGGGAAG TGCATTCCTCCAAGGACAAGGAAGAGATCTTGAGTCAGGAGACCAGAGCCAAGCCCCAGACCAAAGCAGAAAGCAAACTTGCAG ATGAGGAGCCAGCCAAGCTCCCTGTGGTCACACCCACACCAGCCCCTGCACCAGACATCAGGGGAGATCAGAAGGATCCTGACGGTCAG GAAGATGTGGCTGGAGCCGAGAGCAGAGGTGAAGTGATAGGTGAAGAGAGTGAAGCTCCTGGTGAAGGTGAGATGCAACCAGAATGTGAAGGTGACACTGAAGCAGcaggaaaagaagataaatgtGAAAGTGAAGGAGAAATCCAAGCAAAAGAAGATGATGAAAGTGAAAGCAAAGGTGACATCCAGGTCGGAGACAGTGAATATAAATGTGAAGTCCAAGCAGAAGACAATGAATGTGAAGTTGAAACCCAAGCAGGAGGAGAAGATGGTGAGATGAAAGGTGATGAAGGTGAAACTGAAGGCCAGGAACCCAATGCTGAAAATCAAGGTGAAGCCGAAAGTGATGAGAAAGGTGCAGATGGTGAGGAGGGAGGTGATGACAGTAATAGTGAaagtgaggaggaagaggaggaggaggaagaggaggaggaagaagaggaagaggaggaggaggaaaacgAGGAGCCTCTGTCTCTCAAGTGGCCCAAGACCAGGCAGAAGCAGGCCCTTTACTTCTTCCTCCTGCCCATCATACTCCCATTATGGCTGACAGTGCCTGATGTCCGGAGGCTG GAGTCTAGGAAGTTTTTTGTTATCACCTTCCTGGGAGCCATCGTGTGGATAGCCATGTTCTCATACCTCATGGTGTGGTGGGCTCACCAG GTTGGTGAAACAATAGGGATTTCCGAAGAGATTATGGGTTTGACAATCCTAGCAGCGGGCACATCAATTCCTGATCTCATCACTAGTGTGATTGTGGCTCGGAAAGGCCTTGGCGACATGGCTGTGTCAAGTTCTGTGGGCAGTAACATATTTGATATTACTGTGGG CTTGCCCTTTCCTTGGTTGCTTTTCTCTCTTATCAATGGATTACAGCCTGTTCCAGTCAGCAGCAATGGCTtgttttgtgcaattgttttgcTCTTTCTCATGCTCCTGTTTGTGATCTCTTCAATTGCATTGTGCAAATGGAGAATGAACAAGATCCTGGGCTTCATAATGTTCCTCCTTTACTTTGTGTTCCTGATAATCAGTGTGATGTTAGAAGATCGAATCATATCCTGTCCTGTATCTGTTTGA